Sequence from the Nerophis ophidion isolate RoL-2023_Sa linkage group LG10, RoL_Noph_v1.0, whole genome shotgun sequence genome:
atacctaaagtagtactaggatgaaacctggccatacctaaagtagtactaggatgaaacctggccatacctaaagtagtactaggatgaaacctgaccatacctaaagtagtactaggatgaaacctggccatacctaaagcagtactaggatgaaacctggccatacctaaagtagtactagcattaaacctggccatacctaaagtagtactaagatgaaacctggccatacctaaagtagtactaggatgaaacctggccatacctaaagtagtactaggatgaaacctggccatacgtaaagtagtactaggatgaaacctggccatacctaaagtagtactaggatgaaacctggccatacctaaagtagtactaggatgaaacctggccatacctaaagtagtactaggatgaaacctggccatacctaaagtagtactaagatgaaacctggccatacctaaagtagtactaggatgaaacctggccatacctaaagtagtactaagatgaaacctggccatacctaaagtagtactaggatgaaacctggccatacctaaagtagtactaggatgaaacctggccatacctaaagtagtactaagatgaaacctggccatacctaaagtagtactaggatgaaacctggccatacctaaagtagtactaggatgaaacctggccatacctaaagtagtactataaTGAagcctggccatacctaaagtagtactaggatgaaacctggccatacctaaagtagtactaagatgaaacctggccatacctaaagtagtactatgatgaaacctggccatacctaaagtagtactaagatgaaacctggccatacctaaagtagtactataatgaaacctggccatacctaaagtagtactaggatgaaacctggccatacctaaagtagtactataatgaaacctggccatacctaaagtagtactataatgaaacctggccatacctaaagtagtactaggatgaaacctggccatacctaaagtagtactaggatgaaacctggccatacctaaagtagtactagtatgaaacctggccataccttaagtagtactaggatgaaacctgaccatacctaaagtagtactaggatgaaacctggccatacctaaagtagtactaggatgaaacctggccatacctaaagtagtactagcattaaacctggccatacctaaagtagtactaagatgaaacctggccatacctaaagtagtactaggatgaaacctggccatacctaaagtagtactaggatgaaacctggccatacctaaagtagtactaggatgaaacctggccataccttaagtagtactaggatgaaacctggccatacctaaagtagtactaggatgaaacctggccatacctaaagtagtactaggatgaaacatggccatacctaaagtagtactaagatgaaacctggccatacctaaagtagtactataaTGAAACCTGGCCagacctaaagtagtactaggtgaaacctggccatacctaaagtagtactaggatgaaacctggccatacctaaagtagtactaggatgaaacctggccatacctaaagtagtactaggatgaaacctggccatacctaaagtagtactaggatgaaacctgaccatacctaaagtagtactaggatgaaacctggccatacctaaagtagtactaagatgaaacctggccatacctaaagtagtactaggatgaaacctggccatacctaaagtagtactaagatgaaacctggccatacctaaagtagtactaggatgaaacctggccatacctaaagtagtactaggatgaaacctggccatacctaaagtagtactaggatgaaacctggccatacctaaagtagtactaggatgaaacctggccatacctaaagtagtactaggatgaaacctgaccatacctaaagtagtactaagatgaaacctggccatacctaaagtagtactataatgaaacctggccatacctaaagtagtactagaatgaaacctggccatacctaaagtagtactaggatgaaacctggccatacctaaagtagtactaagatgaaacctggccatacctaaagtagtactaggatgaaacctggccatacctaaagtagaactataatgaaacctggccatacctaaagtagtactaggatgaaacctggccatacctaaagtagtactaggatgaaacctggccatacctaaagtagtactaggatgaaacctggccatacctaaagtagtactaggatgaaacctggccatacctaaagtagtactaggatgaaacctggccatacctaaagtagtactaagatgaaacctggccatacctaaagtagtactatagtgaaacctggccatacctaaagtagtactaggatgaaacctggccatacctaaagtagtactaggatgaaacctggccatacctaaagtagtactaggatgaaacctggccatacctaaagtagtactaagatgaaacctggccatacctaaagtagtactataatgaaacctggccatacctaaagtagtactaagatgaaacctggccatacctaaagtagtactaggatgaaacctggccatacctaaagtagtactcggatgaaacctggccatacctaaagtagtactaggatgaaaccccgccatacctaaagtagtactaggatgaaacctggccatacctaaagtagtactaggatgaaacctggccatacctaaagtagtactataatgaaacctggccatacctaaagtagtactaggatgaaacctggccatacctaaagtagtactaagatgaaacctggccatacctaaagtagtactatgatgaaacctggccatacctaaagtagtactaagatgaaacctggccatacctaaagtagtactataatgaaacctggccatacctaaagtagtactaggatgaaacctggccatacctaaagtagtactaagatgaaacctggccatacctaaagtagtactataaTGAAACCTGGCCAGACCTAAAGTAGTAATAggtgaaacctggccatacctaaagtagtactaggatgaaacctggccatacctaaagtagtactaggatgaaacctggccatacctaaagtagtactaggatgaaacctggccatacctaaagtagtactaggatgaaacctgaccatacctaaagtagtactaggatgaaacctggccatacctaaagtagtactaggatgaaacctggccatacctaaagtagtactaggatgaaacctggccatacctaaagtagtactaagatgaaacctggccatacctaaagtagtactaggatgaaacctggccatacctaaagtagtactataatgaaacctggccatacctaaagtagtactataatgaaacctggccatacctaaagtagtactaggatgaaacctggccatacctaaagtagtactaggatgaaacctggccatacctaaagtagtactaggatgaaacctggccatacctaaagtagtactaggatgaaacctggccatacctaaagtagtactaggatgaaacctggccatacctaaagtagtactaagatgaaacctggccatacctaaagtagtactaggatgaaacctggccatacctaaagtagtactaggatgaaacctggccatacctaaagtagtactaggatgaaacctggccatacctaaagtagtactaggatgaaacctggccatacctaaagtagtactaagatgaaacctggccatacctaaagtagtactaggatgaaacctggccatacctaaagtagtactaggatgaaacctggccatacctaaagtagtactaggatgaaacctggccatacctaaagtagtactaggatgaaacctggccatacctaaagtagtactatagtgaaacctggccatacctaaagtagtactaggatgaaacctggccatacctaaagtagtactaggctGAAACCTGTGCAGtagagtgtaaaaagaagttagttCTATATTGAAGTTATTatcatatttacattatttatgacACCTGAGGACTTACTAAGTAAATAGATGTGATCAAAACAGTATCAATCTCACAAatatatgaagtgaattatatttatatagcgctttttctctagtgactcaaagcgcttttctctagtgaaacacaatatctaagttatatttaaagcagtgtgggtggcactgggagcaggtggataaagtgccttgcccaaggacacaacggcagtgactaggatggcggaagcgggaatcgaacctgcaaccctcaagttgctggcacggccactctaccaaccgagctatactgccccagacATTTTAAGAAGCAATGATGTAgagaggaaccacagatcccttccccatcaacaacaatactaatcaagcagactttgtgagcgaCAACAAGGATTACTTTGGGAACAATTAGGATCCACAATCTTATATTTCTGAGCCTGAACACAATGAGGATAAGTCTTAGAAGGTGAGTGCTAAACGGATGTAGCTTTATTGCAACACTGTagcattagcagcattgctaggtACAGCACATCTCTTTACAATGTTTGAGTATTTCCAGTACGACTGccctaataatatggtcagagtgcagaagtgttactacagtgATGTCAATCTCCGTAAATAGTGGCATGTATACAGAGTGTAATATTCCATTGAATGTGTGGCATCCTGTGATGTTCAGAGGGTATGGTCACATACTAGTAAACACAACTCTTTGTGTTTAATGACCCCATGGTATGGTTTTCCCAGCTGATATTTGCTGAGGGCTGGTCTTACCTGCCAGTCCGGGTAGTCGTGCTCCTTCAGCGTGCCCGTGTGTGTTCCTGGCAGGACCACCAGGCAGCCATTCTGCCGGTTCACCCGCTCCAAGGCAGTCCAGGCGCAGACTATGCGGTCGGCGGGTCTGAAGGGGAAGTAGTGCAGGTCCTGGTGCATGGGGTGGCGGGAGGTTTTCTTACCTGCACACCCGCACCTGGGTCAGCCTCTTAACAGCGTCTCCTGTTGTGCAGCGTCCTACCTGCATCTGGAGGTTTGTTGATCAGCATGGTGTGCATGGCCATGATGTCCGGTCCGATGAAGCACTCCACATACTTCAGGACCTGACGGCACAAGGTCACCTTTAGTCCAAGGTCATAGTGGTTGAATGACCACACCCACACCaaaacaaatccatccattttcgtcCCTCTTAGGCTCGACCGAAAAGCCTCACATCGGTTTGGAAGGAGATCAGTAATGACCGTCTGGTGGTCGACTAAGCAGTTTTTGCTGCCAGGCTCCGCCCACTACAGATGGGTACTGACCGATCCAGGCCTTTAGCATTTGTACCACTTCTAATCAAGATCTGAGTTTGTGGAACCACTTCATGTGTTGTGGCAAGATGAAAGCTTGATGCCATGACACACCCACAACCAAGGTggttccttagcaacataccatctgtcctgtgtctgccagttttaTAGCAactcatttctacaagcaaggtggtaggcaacattccttagcaacataccatctgtcctgtgtctgccagtttaatggcaagtcatttctacaagcaaggtggtaggcaacattccttagcaacataccatctgtcctgtgtctgccagtttaatggcaagtcatttctacaagcaaggtggtaggcaacattccttagcaacataccatctgtcctgtgtctgccagtttaatggcaagtcatttctacaagcaaggtggtaggcaacattcctcagcaacataccatctgtcctgtgtctgccagtttaatggcaagtcatttctacaagcaaggtggtaggcaacattccttagcaacataccatctgtcctgtgtctgccagtttaatggcaagtcatttctacaagcaaggtggtaggcaacattccttagcaacataccatctgtcctgtgtctgccagtttaatggcaagtcatttctacaagcaaggtggtaggcaacattccttagcaacataccatctgtcctgtgtctgccagttttaTAGCAactcatttctacaagcaaggtggtaggcaacattccttagcaacataccatctgtcctgtgtctgccagtttaatggcaagtcatttctacaagcaaggtggtaggcaacattccttagcaacataccatctgtcctgtgtctgccagtttaatggcaagtcatttctacaagcaaggtggtaggcaacattccttagcaacataccatctgtcctgtgtctgccagtttaatggcaagtcatttctacaagcaaggtggtaggcaacattccttagcaacataccatctgtcctgtgtctgccagtttaatggcaagtcatttctacaagcaaggtggtaggcaacattcctcagcaacataccatctgtcctgtgtctgccagtttaatggcaagtcatttctacaagcaaggtggtaggcaacattccttagcaacataccatctgtcctgtgtctgccagttttaTAGCAactcatttctacaagcaaggtggtaggcaacattccttagcaacataccatctgtcctgtgtctgccagtttaatggcaagtcatttctacaagcaaggtggtaggcaacattccttagcaacataccatctgtcctgtgtctgccagtttaatggcaagtcatttctacaaccaaggtggtaggcaacattccttagcaacataccatctgtccagtgtctgccagtttaatggcaagtcatttctacaagcaaggtggtaggcaacatttcttagcaacataccatctgtcctgtgtctgccagtttaatggcaagtcatttctacaagcaaggtggtaggcaacattccttagcaacataccatctgtcctgtgtctgccagttttaTAGCAactcatttctacaagcaaggtggtaggcaacattccttagcaacataccatctgtcctgtgtctgccagtttaatggcaagtcatttctacaagcaaggtggtaggcaacattccttagcaacataccatctgtcctgtgtctgccagtttaatggcaagtcatttctacaagcaaggtggtaggcaacattccttagcaacataccatctgtcctgtgtctgccagtttaatggcaagtcatttctacaagcaaggtggtaggcaacattccttagcaacataccatctgtcctgtgtctgccagtttaatggcaagtcatttctacaagcaaggtggtaggcaacattcctcagcaacataccatctgtcctgtgtctgccagtttaatggcaagtcatttctacaagcaaggtggtaggcaacattccttagcaacataccatctgtcctgtgtctgccagttttaTAGCAactcatttctacaagcaaggtggtaggcaacattccttagcaacataccatctgtcctgtgtctgccagtttaatggcaagtcatttctacaagcaaggtggtaggcaacattccttagcaacataccatctgtcctgtgtctgccagtttaatggcaagtcatttctacaaccaaggtggtaggcaacattccttagcaacataccatctgtccagtgtctgccagtttaatggcaagtcatttctacaagcaaggtggtaggcaacatttcttagcaacataccatctgtcctgtgtctgccagtttaatggcaagtcatttctacaagcaaggtggtaggcaacattccttagcaacataccatctgtcctgtgtctgccagttttaTAGCAactcatttctacaagcaaggtggtaggcaacattccttagcaacataccatctgtcctgtgtctgccagtttaatggcaagtcatttctacaagcaaggtggtaggcaacattccttagcaacataccatctgtcctgtgtctgccagtttaatggcaagtcatttctacaagcaaggtggtaggcaacattccttagcaacataccatctgtcctgtgtctgccagtttaatggcaagtcatttctacaagcaaggtggtaggcaacattcctcagcaacataccatctgtcctgtgtctgccagtttaatggcaagtcatttctacaagcaaggtggtaggcaacattccttagcaacataccatctgtcctgtgtctgccagttttaTAGCAactcatttctacaagcaaggtggtaggcaacattccttagcaacataccatctgtcctgtgtctgccagtttaatggcaagtcatttctacaagcaaggtggtaggcaacattccttagcaacataccatctgtcctgtgtctgccagtttaatggcaagtcatttctacaaccaaggtggtaggcaacattccttagcaacataccatctgtccagtGTCTtccagtttaatggcaagtcatttctacaagcaaggtggtaggcaacatttcttagcaacataccatctgtccagtgtctgccagtttaatggcaagtcatttctacaagcaaggtggtaggcaacattccttagcaacataccatctgtcctgtgtctgccagtttaatggcaagtcatttctacaagcaaggtggtaggcaacattccttagcaacataccatctgtcctgtgtctgccagtttaatggcaagtcatttctacaaccaaggtggtaggcaacattccttagcaacataccatctgtcctgtgtctgccagtttaatggcaagtcatttctacaaccaaggtggtaggcaacattccttagcaacataccatctgtccagtgtctgccagtttaatggcaagtcatttctacaagcaaggtggtaggcaacatttcttagcaacataccatctgtccagtgtctgccagtttaatggcaagtcatttctacaagcaaggtggtaggcaacattccttagcaacataccatctgtcctgtgtctgccagtttaatggcaagtcatttctacaagcaaggtggtaggcaacattctttagcaacataccatctgtcctgtgtctgccagtttaatggcaagtcatttctacaaccaaggtggtaggcaacattccttagcaacataccatctgtcctgtgtctgccagtttaatggcaagtcatttctacaagcaaggtggtaggcaacatttcttagcaacataccatctgtccagtgtctgccagtttaatggcaagtcatttctacaagcaaggtggtaggcaacattccttagcaacataccatctgtccagtgtctgccagtttaatggcaagtcatttctacaagcaaggtggtaggcaacattccttagcaacataccatctgtcctgtgtctgccagtttaatggcaagtcatttctacaagcaaggtggtaggcaacattccttagcaacataccatctgtcctgtgtctgccagtttaatggcaagtcatttctacaagcaaggtggtaggcaacattccttagcaacataccatctgtcctgtgtctgccagttttatagcaagtcatttctacaagcaaggtggtaggcaacattccttagcaacataccatctgtccagtgtctgccagtttaatggcaagtcatttctacaagcaaggtggtaggcaacattccttagcaacataccatctgtcctgtgtctgccagtttaatggcaagtcatttctacaagcaaggtggtaggcacattccttagcaacataccatctgtcctgtgtctgccagtttaatggcaagtcatttctacaagcaaggtggtaggcaacattccttagcaacataccatctgtcctgtgtctgccagtttaatggcaagtcatttctacaagcaaggtggtaggcaacattcctcagcaacataccatctgtcctgtgtctgccagtttaatggcaagtcatttctacaagcaaggtggtaggcaacattccttagcaacataccatctgtcctgtgtctgccagttttaTAGCAactcatttctacaagcaaggtggtaggcaacattccttagcaacataccatctgtcctgtgtctgccagtttaatggcaagtcatttctacaagcaaggtggtaggcaacattccttagcaacataccatctgtcctgtgtctgccagtttaatggcaagtcatttctacaaccaaggtggtaggcaacattccttagcaacataccatctgtccagtgtctgccagtttaatggcaagtcatttctacaagcaaggtggtaggcaacatttcttagcaacataccatctgtccagtgtctgccagtttaatggcaagtcatttctacaagcaaggtggtaggcaacattccttagcaacataccatctgtcctgtgtctgccagtttaatggcaagtcatttctacaagcaaggtggtaggcaacattccttagcaacataccatctgtcctgtgtctgccagtttaatggcaagtcatttctacaaccaaggtggtaggcaacattccttagcaacataccatctgtcctgtgtctgccagtttaatggcaagtcatttctacaagcaaggtggtaggcaacatttcttagcaacataccatctgtccagtgtctgccagtttaatggcaagtcatttctacaagcaaggtggtaggcaacattccttagcaacataccatctgtccagtgtctgccagtttaatggcaagtcatttctacaagcaaggtggtaggcaacattccttagcaacataccatctgtcctgtgtctgccagtttaatggcaagtcatttctacaagcaaggtggtaggcaacattccttagcaacataccatctgtcctgtgtctgccagtttaatggcaagtcatttctacaagcaaggtggtaggcaacattccttagcaacataccatctgtcctgtgtctgccagttttatagcaagtcatttctacaagcaaggtggtaggcaacattccttagcaacataccatctgtccagtgtctgccagtttaatggcaagtcatttctacaagcaaggtggtaggcaacattccttagcaacataccatctgtcctgtgtctgccagtttaatggcaagtcatttctacaagcaaggtggtaggcaacattccttagcaacataccatctgtcctgtgtctgccagtttaatggcaagtcatttctacaagcaaggtggtaggcaacattccttagcaacataccatctgtccagtGTCTGCCAGTTTTAtagcaagtcatttctacaagcaaggtggtaggcaacattccttagcaacataccatctgtccagtgtctgccagtttaatggcaagtcatttctacaagcaaggtggtaggcaacattccttagcaacataccatctgtcctgtgtctgccagttttatagcaagtcatttctacaagcaaggtggtaggcaacattccttagcaacataccatctgtccagtgtctgccagtttaatggcaagtcatttctacaagcaaggtggtaggcaacattccttagcaacataccatctgtccagtgtctgccagtttaatggcaagtcatttctacaagcaaggtggtaggcaacattccttagcaacataccatctgtcctgtgtctgccagtttaatggcaagtcatttctacaaccaaggtggtaggcaacattccttagcaacataccatctgtcctgtgtctgccagtttaatggcaagtcatttctacaagcaaggtggtaggcaacattccttagcaacataccatctgtcctgtgtctgccagttttatagcaagtcatttctacaagcaaggtggtaggcaacattccttagcaacataccatctgtccagtgtctgccagtttaatggcaagtcatttctacaagcaaggtggtaggcaacattccttagcaacataccatctgtcctgtgtctgccagtttaatggcaagtcatttctacaagcaaggtggtaggcaacattccttagcaacataccatctgtcctgtgtctgccagtttaatggcaagtcatttctacaagccaaggtggtaggcaacattccttagcaacataccatctgtcctgtgtctgccagtttaatggcaagtcatttctacaagcaaggtggtaggcaacattccttagcaacataccatctgtccagtgtctgccagtttaatggcaagtcatttctacaagcaaggtggtaggcaacattccttagcaacataccatctgtccagtgtctgccagtttaatggcaagtcatttctacaagcaaggtggtaggcaacattccttagcaacataccatctgtcctgtgtctgccagtttaatggcaagtcatttctacaagcaaggtggtaggcaacattccttagcaacataccatctgtcctgtgtctgccagtttaatggcaagtcatttctacaagcaaggtggtaggcaacattccttagcaacataccatctgtcctgtgtctgccagttttatagcaagtcatttctacaagcaaggtggtaggcaacattccttagcaacataccatctgtccagtgtctgccagtttaatggcaagtcatttctacaagcaaggtggtaggcaacattccttagcaacataccatctgtcctgtgtctgccagtttaatggcaagtcatttctacaagcaaggtggtaggcaacattccttagcaacataccatctgtcctgtgtctgccagtttaatggcaagtcatttctacaagcaaggtggtaggcaacattccttagcaacataccatctgtcctgtgtctgccagtttaatggcaagtcatttctacaagcaaggtggtaggcaacattccttagcaacataccatctgtccagtGTCTGCCAGTTTTAtagcaagtcatttctacaagcaaggtggtaggcaacattccttagcaacataccatctgtccagtgtctgccagtttatagcaagtcatttctacaagcaaggtggtaggcaacattccttagcaacataccatctgtccagtGTCTGCCAGTTTtatggcaagtcatttctacaagcaaggtggtaggcaacattccttagcaacataccatctgtcctgtgtctgccagtttaatggcaagtcatttctacaagcaaggtggtaggcaacattccttagcaacataccatctgtcctgtgtctgccagtttaatggcaagtcatttctacaagcaaggtggtaggcaacattccttagcaacataccatctgtcctgtgtctgccagtttaatggcaagtcatttctacaagcaaggtggtaggcaacattccttagcaacataccatctgtcctgtgtctgccagttttatagcaagtcatttctacaagcaaggtggtaggcaacattccttagcaacataccatctgtccag
This genomic interval carries:
- the LOC133561311 gene encoding phytanoyl-CoA dioxygenase, peroxisomal-like — protein: MDGFVLVWVWSFNHYDLGLKVTLCRQVLKYVECFIGPDIMAMHTMLINKPPDAGKKTSRHPMHQDLHYFPFRPADRIVCAWTALERVNRQNGCLVVLPGTHTGTLKEHDYPDWQGGVNKMYHGVRDSTLQHQRVHLQMEKGDTVFFHPLLIHGSGMNQTQGFRKAISCHYASSDCYYIDVKGTTQENIQDEVKELAAKKYPMAANISFQDTWAFRGRLVQGERRSL